In a genomic window of Streptomyces katrae:
- a CDS encoding agmatine deiminase family protein, which translates to MNLPSMSRRGFGAAALTATAATLLGGRALAAGTAATADTSTASAEKYTAPAEWEDHSCCVMSWPWDRTDGWGSLLPDVQAEIAGIARAIARTEPVLMFAGPGHTDEARAQCGPTVTVVEYPVNDCWTRDTGPIFALNAAKSRRIGLDFAFNGWGGKYPYDKDDLLPVGVCAQLGVERRDVPMVLEGGSVITDGQGTLVTTEECLLNPNRNPTMTRAQIEATLLAAYGATKLIWLPYGLANDTITNGHVDLVAAYLGPARILLHTQPDTASPNHARMAANKAVLQAATDACGRPFDLVEMEQQPHFRQNGLLVETFSYTNYYLTATQVIVPLSGEAAADTAALDRLRPLFPGREVLGTPARILAWGGGGVHCVTQHVPRTR; encoded by the coding sequence ATGAACTTGCCGTCGATGTCCCGGAGAGGCTTCGGAGCCGCCGCGCTCACCGCCACCGCCGCCACCCTGCTCGGCGGCCGCGCCCTGGCCGCCGGCACGGCCGCGACCGCCGACACGTCCACCGCCTCGGCGGAGAAGTACACGGCGCCCGCCGAATGGGAGGACCACTCCTGCTGCGTCATGTCCTGGCCCTGGGACCGCACCGACGGCTGGGGCTCCCTGCTGCCCGACGTCCAGGCCGAGATCGCCGGCATCGCCCGTGCCATCGCCCGCACCGAGCCGGTCCTGATGTTCGCCGGACCGGGGCACACCGACGAGGCCCGCGCCCAGTGCGGCCCCACCGTCACCGTCGTCGAATACCCCGTCAACGACTGCTGGACGCGCGACACCGGCCCCATCTTCGCCCTCAACGCCGCCAAGTCCCGCCGGATCGGACTCGACTTCGCCTTCAACGGCTGGGGCGGCAAGTACCCGTACGACAAGGACGACCTCCTGCCCGTCGGCGTCTGCGCACAGCTCGGCGTGGAGCGCCGCGACGTCCCGATGGTCCTGGAAGGCGGCTCCGTCATCACCGACGGCCAGGGCACGCTCGTCACCACGGAGGAGTGCCTGCTCAACCCCAACCGCAACCCCACGATGACCCGGGCGCAGATCGAGGCCACCCTGCTCGCCGCCTACGGGGCCACCAAGCTCATCTGGCTCCCTTACGGGCTGGCCAACGACACCATCACCAACGGGCACGTCGACCTCGTCGCCGCCTACCTCGGCCCCGCCCGGATCCTCCTGCACACCCAGCCCGACACCGCCAGCCCCAACCACGCCCGGATGGCCGCCAACAAGGCGGTCCTGCAAGCCGCCACCGACGCCTGCGGACGCCCCTTCGACCTGGTGGAGATGGAACAGCAGCCGCACTTCCGCCAGAACGGCCTGCTGGTCGAGACCTTCAGCTACACCAACTACTACCTGACCGCCACCCAGGTGATCGTCCCCCTCTCCGGGGAGGCGGCGGCCGACACCGCGGCCCTCGACCGGCTCCGCCCCCTCTTCCCCGGCCGGGAGGTCCTCGGCACCCCCGCCCGGATCCTCGCCTGGGGCGGCGGCGGGGTCCACTGCGTCACCCAGCACGTGCCGCGCACCCGCTGA
- a CDS encoding FBP domain-containing protein: MKPLTEQEIRAAFVNCTKGEAKRLTVPRDLADRPWEDLDYLGWRDPQSPGRAYLVTEAGGRLGALALRRPAAGAGQGRRSMCRICLTAHDGGVSLMVAAKAGKAGQQGNSVGVYMCDDLACSLYVRGMKEAGPGARLPETLTLEEKIERTVANLAAFVAKVTA, from the coding sequence ATGAAGCCACTGACCGAGCAAGAGATCCGCGCCGCCTTCGTCAACTGCACCAAGGGCGAGGCCAAGCGGCTGACCGTCCCCCGCGACCTGGCCGACCGCCCCTGGGAGGACCTGGACTACCTCGGCTGGCGCGACCCCCAGTCGCCCGGGCGCGCCTACCTGGTGACCGAGGCCGGAGGCCGGCTCGGCGCCCTCGCCCTGCGCCGCCCCGCGGCGGGCGCCGGGCAGGGGCGGCGCAGCATGTGCAGGATCTGCCTGACCGCCCACGACGGCGGCGTCTCCCTGATGGTCGCCGCGAAGGCCGGCAAGGCCGGGCAGCAGGGCAACTCGGTCGGCGTCTACATGTGCGACGACCTCGCCTGTTCGCTGTACGTGCGCGGCATGAAGGAGGCCGGCCCGGGCGCACGGCTCCCCGAGACGCTCACGCTGGAGGAGAAGATCGAACGTACCGTGGCGAACCTCGCCGCGTTCGTCGCCAAGGTGACCGCCTGA
- a CDS encoding TetR/AcrR family transcriptional regulator produces MGRIGLTTDRLVRAGAELADEAGFEQVTASALARRFGVKTASLYSHVRNSRDLKARIALLALAELAERGASALAGRAGKDALTALADVYRDYAREHPGRYDASRFRLTPEEAAASAGRRHSEMMRAVLRGYDLAGPDQTHAVRLLGSVFHGYVSLELAGSFSHSTPDSQESWSWTLDALDTLLRTRAAR; encoded by the coding sequence ATGGGACGCATCGGGTTGACCACGGACCGCCTGGTGCGGGCCGGGGCGGAGCTGGCCGACGAGGCCGGCTTCGAGCAGGTGACCGCCTCGGCGCTCGCCCGGCGGTTCGGCGTCAAGACCGCCAGCCTGTACTCGCACGTACGCAACTCCCGCGACCTGAAGGCGAGGATCGCCCTGCTCGCCCTGGCGGAACTCGCCGAGCGCGGCGCCTCGGCCCTGGCCGGACGCGCGGGCAAGGACGCCCTGACCGCCCTGGCGGACGTCTACCGCGACTACGCCCGCGAGCACCCCGGCCGCTACGACGCGTCCCGGTTCCGGCTCACCCCCGAGGAGGCCGCCGCGAGCGCCGGCCGGCGCCACTCGGAGATGATGCGGGCGGTCCTGCGGGGCTACGACCTGGCGGGCCCGGACCAGACGCACGCCGTCCGCCTGCTGGGCAGCGTCTTCCACGGCTACGTCAGCCTGGAGCTGGCCGGCAGCTTCAGCCACAGCACCCCCGACTCCCAGGAGAGCTGGTCATGGACCCTCGACGCCCTCGACACCCTGCTGCGCACCCGGGCGGCGAGGTGA
- a CDS encoding GDSL-type esterase/lipase family protein — translation MDPRRPRHPAAHPGGEVTSRAAGPLTTTPVTAELLRGALDTEHTGRGLLPHRLPARARAQNTDGQLAMAESQPSGVRLALRTAATVVELDVLPVKRVYAGAPPRPDGVYELLVDGRPAGRATAAGGDTLTIDPATGGVEHLSGPAATLRFAGLPGRMKDVEIWLPHDETTELVALRTDAPVTPAPDRGRRVWAHHGSSISQGSGAAAPTGTWPALAAALGGVELVNLGLGGSALLDPFTARALRDAPADLISVKLGINLVNTDLMRLRAFTPAVHGFLDTVREGHPDTPLLVVSPLLCPIHEDTSGPTAFDTAALSTGKLRFRATGDPAERAAGKLTLTVIREELARIVRQRADEDPHLYHLDGRELYCEADAAGLPLPDALHPDAATHRRIGERFAALAFGEGGFFGPVPGGQRRQV, via the coding sequence ATGGACCCTCGACGCCCTCGACACCCTGCTGCGCACCCGGGCGGCGAGGTGACGTCCCGCGCCGCCGGGCCCCTGACCACCACGCCCGTCACCGCGGAGCTCCTGCGCGGGGCCCTCGACACCGAGCACACCGGACGCGGCCTGCTGCCCCACCGGCTGCCGGCCCGGGCCCGGGCCCAGAACACCGACGGGCAGCTGGCCATGGCCGAGTCCCAGCCCTCCGGCGTACGGCTGGCCCTGCGCACCGCGGCGACCGTCGTCGAGCTGGACGTCCTGCCCGTCAAACGGGTCTACGCGGGCGCCCCGCCCCGTCCCGACGGGGTCTACGAGCTCCTCGTCGACGGCCGTCCGGCCGGGCGGGCGACCGCGGCGGGCGGCGACACCCTCACCATCGACCCCGCGACGGGCGGCGTCGAGCACCTCAGCGGCCCGGCCGCCACGCTGCGCTTCGCGGGCCTGCCCGGGCGGATGAAGGACGTGGAGATCTGGCTGCCGCACGACGAGACGACCGAGCTCGTCGCCCTGCGCACCGACGCCCCCGTCACCCCCGCGCCGGACCGCGGCCGCAGGGTGTGGGCGCACCACGGCAGTTCGATCAGCCAGGGTTCCGGCGCCGCGGCCCCCACCGGCACCTGGCCGGCGCTCGCGGCCGCCCTCGGCGGGGTGGAGCTGGTCAACCTGGGCCTGGGCGGCAGCGCACTGCTCGACCCGTTCACGGCGCGCGCCCTGCGCGACGCCCCGGCCGACCTGATCAGCGTCAAGCTGGGCATCAACCTGGTCAACACCGACCTGATGCGGCTGCGCGCCTTCACCCCCGCGGTCCACGGCTTCCTCGACACCGTCCGCGAGGGCCACCCGGACACTCCGCTGCTGGTCGTCTCGCCGCTGCTGTGCCCCATCCACGAGGACACCTCGGGGCCGACGGCTTTCGACACCGCCGCGCTCAGTACGGGCAAGCTGCGCTTCCGGGCGACGGGTGACCCCGCCGAGCGCGCCGCCGGGAAGCTGACGCTCACCGTCATCCGCGAGGAACTGGCGCGGATCGTGCGGCAGCGGGCGGACGAGGACCCGCACCTGTACCACCTCGACGGCCGCGAGCTCTACTGCGAAGCCGACGCCGCCGGACTGCCGCTGCCCGACGCCCTGCACCCGGACGCGGCCACCCACCGGCGGATCGGCGAGCGCTTCGCCGCACTGGCCTTCGGCGAGGGCGGCTTCTTCGGCCCGGTGCCGGGCGGTCAGCGCCGGCAGGTGTAG
- a CDS encoding amidase domain-containing protein yields the protein MVTYHDLYGCRVDQWQKAADDWVDLARRSSSAADDIRAQGKKPLDDHWADATGKTAGKRLEDLADRLESGGDIMKGVAMVLDALTHSMGYAQRTLFHAVELAGGYGLSIQDGRAVGVYTGAVPTGPNVPQNVRDAYAREQGRITEVDGLIEEALREASQADSKASAELEKLAGTINVSDTSRAHNEILVEASHIEFDILRANIPVGKDPHLVRAWWDGLTPRQRQDLMRADPVTLADLNGLPPEVGHELRGPDGKIDRVEMVRYALDHWDKKDDLEFKNNCANFTSSALEAGGMQKKFDFWMGPRGDNTWGRESGIGVPWLDQRAYHSRSWSQAKGLHGFLLRNGGEEITRSEARPGDVVFYEQVAADPDEPQGEIYHAAVVTSVTPDGDIKLTQHTSSFQNVSLDSREHVATRNHGQQRVHIVRPHPNWY from the coding sequence GTGGTCACCTATCACGACCTGTACGGCTGCCGGGTGGACCAGTGGCAGAAGGCGGCGGACGACTGGGTCGACCTCGCGCGGCGCTCCTCTTCCGCCGCCGACGACATCCGGGCGCAGGGGAAGAAGCCCCTGGACGACCACTGGGCGGACGCCACCGGCAAGACGGCCGGCAAGCGGCTGGAAGACCTGGCGGACCGGCTGGAGTCCGGCGGCGACATCATGAAGGGCGTCGCCATGGTCCTCGACGCGCTGACCCACTCGATGGGGTACGCCCAGCGCACACTCTTTCACGCCGTCGAACTGGCCGGCGGTTACGGGCTGAGCATTCAGGACGGTCGAGCCGTGGGCGTGTACACGGGAGCCGTACCCACGGGACCGAACGTTCCGCAGAACGTGCGCGACGCCTATGCCCGGGAGCAGGGACGCATCACCGAGGTCGACGGGCTGATAGAGGAAGCCCTCCGCGAGGCCTCCCAGGCCGACTCGAAGGCCTCTGCCGAACTGGAGAAACTCGCGGGAACCATCAACGTCTCAGATACCTCACGAGCGCACAACGAGATCCTCGTCGAGGCGTCCCACATCGAGTTCGACATCCTCAGGGCGAACATCCCCGTCGGCAAGGACCCACACCTGGTACGCGCCTGGTGGGACGGCCTGACGCCCCGGCAGCGGCAGGACCTCATGCGGGCCGATCCGGTCACCCTCGCCGACCTCAACGGCCTTCCGCCGGAGGTCGGACACGAACTCCGGGGTCCCGACGGAAAGATCGACCGGGTCGAGATGGTGCGGTACGCGCTCGACCACTGGGACAAGAAGGACGATCTCGAGTTCAAGAACAACTGCGCCAATTTCACGTCGTCGGCCCTCGAGGCCGGAGGCATGCAGAAGAAGTTCGACTTCTGGATGGGACCGCGCGGGGACAACACCTGGGGACGCGAGAGCGGCATCGGGGTTCCCTGGCTCGACCAACGGGCCTATCACTCCCGGTCGTGGTCGCAGGCCAAAGGCCTGCACGGCTTCCTCCTGCGCAACGGTGGTGAGGAAATCACGCGTTCAGAGGCGCGTCCGGGTGACGTGGTCTTCTACGAGCAGGTCGCTGCCGACCCGGACGAGCCCCAGGGAGAGATCTACCACGCGGCGGTGGTCACCTCGGTGACCCCTGACGGCGACATCAAACTGACCCAGCACACCAGCTCGTTCCAGAACGTGAGCCTGGACAGCCGCGAGCACGTGGCCACGAGGAACCACGGCCAGCAGCGTGTCCACATCGTCCGACCACACCCGAACTGGTACTGA
- a CDS encoding DMT family transporter, translated as MGVVVPVLFALFAAFSNALATVLQRRASLTVPQSEGFRFGLVLDLLRRPLWIGGIMAVIAAGVGQAVALATGALSLVQPLFVLELPLALLIASLMARSRLPGAVWLAAAAVVAGLGVVLVAASPAGNRTHVPLDRWVLTLSACAGAVAVLAVAGLRRPPGRMRAGCLGAATAVCYALTAALMKSAVHILGAGGAGAFLTAWETYAFGAAGICAVLLLEHAMQGGPLVASQPALTLGDAGVSVALGVLLYEEHLRAHWWLLPQLLGLALICAGVLALARSGAGVEEEAGAGAA; from the coding sequence ATGGGCGTCGTCGTGCCGGTTCTCTTCGCGCTGTTCGCCGCGTTCAGCAACGCGCTCGCGACGGTGCTCCAGCGGCGGGCCTCGCTCACCGTGCCGCAGAGCGAGGGGTTCCGGTTCGGGCTGGTCCTGGACCTGTTGCGGCGGCCGCTGTGGATCGGGGGGATCATGGCGGTGATCGCGGCCGGGGTGGGGCAGGCCGTGGCGCTGGCGACGGGCGCGCTGTCGCTCGTGCAGCCCCTGTTCGTGCTGGAGCTGCCCCTCGCGCTGCTGATCGCCTCGCTGATGGCACGGAGCCGGCTGCCGGGGGCGGTGTGGCTCGCCGCGGCCGCGGTGGTGGCCGGGCTGGGTGTCGTGCTGGTGGCCGCCTCGCCCGCGGGGAACCGGACGCACGTGCCGCTCGACCGGTGGGTGCTGACCCTGTCGGCGTGCGCGGGGGCGGTGGCGGTGCTGGCCGTGGCGGGGCTGCGGCGGCCGCCGGGCCGGATGCGGGCCGGGTGCCTGGGCGCGGCCACCGCCGTCTGTTACGCGCTGACCGCGGCCCTGATGAAGTCGGCCGTGCACATCCTGGGCGCGGGCGGGGCCGGGGCGTTCCTGACGGCCTGGGAGACGTACGCCTTCGGTGCGGCCGGCATCTGCGCCGTCCTGCTCCTCGAGCACGCGATGCAGGGCGGGCCGCTGGTCGCCTCCCAGCCCGCCCTGACGCTGGGCGACGCCGGGGTCAGCGTCGCCTTGGGTGTACTGCTGTACGAGGAGCACCTGCGCGCGCACTGGTGGCTGCTCCCCCAGCTGCTCGGCCTGGCCCTGATCTGCGCCGGGGTCCTGGCCCTGGCCAGGTCGGGGGCGGGAGTGGAGGAAGAGGCGGGGGCGGGGGCGGCGTGA
- the dacB gene encoding D-alanyl-D-alanine carboxypeptidase/D-alanyl-D-alanine-endopeptidase: MGHPVRCAVLRRRVGAGCAALLLAVFGAGASARAAPGPPPSPSSSGPGDAGRLPPQIREIMGKPEYRHAQWGLLQTGPEGGPVVRGMFPEQFFIPGSTAKLFSVSGTWRTLGTDHRFVTPVYAVGQRSGGTLTGDLDLVAQGDLTLGGRTRPDGTVAYTDLDHTYANDFPGATLTPENPLAGIDELARQVRRSGITRVDGEVVVDSRLFAADPVLDPTPTPLIVNDNLVDLLTTPGDRPGADARLDWRPKVAPYEVTSAVKTVAAGKPTAVTVTADATGTRIRLSGTIAAGSAPLLRTSPVTDPAAFGRTALIEALGRAGVEVSAAATGANPAGRLPRDYEGDPRVAAYTSPPYEQYARLILKVSHNLGANLGICLMAVTAGSAQCADGFPVLAAFLGRAGVDRGQVELMDGRGGNPADRATPRALVQMLAYWQRGPDARRFREALPILGVDGLLAANCRSCPARGKVFAKTGAAVGGDALGNGLAVGAITIAGYLDRGGGRFEPFYAGVNGASTPNTDPAGILSIGNDVALVAAALQETPEGP; the protein is encoded by the coding sequence GTGGGACATCCGGTCCGGTGTGCCGTACTGCGGCGGCGTGTGGGGGCCGGGTGCGCCGCGCTGCTGCTGGCGGTGTTCGGGGCGGGGGCGTCGGCCCGCGCGGCCCCCGGTCCCCCGCCGTCCCCCTCCTCGTCCGGGCCGGGAGACGCGGGGCGGCTGCCCCCGCAGATCAGGGAGATCATGGGCAAGCCCGAGTACCGGCATGCCCAGTGGGGGCTGCTGCAGACCGGGCCGGAGGGCGGGCCCGTGGTCCGCGGCATGTTCCCGGAGCAGTTCTTCATCCCGGGGTCCACCGCGAAGCTGTTCTCCGTCTCCGGCACCTGGCGGACGCTGGGAACGGACCACCGTTTCGTGACGCCCGTCTACGCCGTCGGGCAGCGCAGCGGGGGCACGCTGACCGGGGACCTCGACCTCGTCGCGCAGGGCGACCTCACCCTGGGCGGCCGGACGCGGCCCGACGGGACGGTCGCCTACACCGACCTCGACCACACCTATGCCAACGACTTCCCCGGCGCCACCCTCACCCCGGAGAACCCCCTCGCGGGGATCGACGAACTGGCCCGGCAGGTCCGCCGGTCCGGCATCACGCGGGTGGACGGGGAGGTGGTCGTGGACAGCCGGCTGTTCGCCGCCGACCCCGTCCTCGACCCCACGCCCACCCCGCTGATCGTCAACGACAACCTCGTGGACCTGCTGACCACGCCCGGCGACCGCCCGGGTGCCGACGCCCGGCTGGACTGGCGGCCGAAGGTGGCCCCGTACGAGGTGACGTCGGCGGTGAAGACGGTGGCGGCGGGCAAGCCCACGGCGGTCACCGTGACGGCCGACGCGACCGGTACCCGGATCCGGCTGTCCGGCACCATCGCCGCCGGCTCCGCGCCGCTGCTGCGGACCTCGCCCGTCACGGACCCGGCCGCCTTCGGCCGGACCGCGCTCATCGAGGCGCTCGGCCGGGCCGGGGTGGAGGTCAGCGCCGCCGCGACGGGGGCCAACCCGGCCGGCCGGCTGCCGCGCGACTACGAGGGGGACCCGCGGGTGGCCGCGTACACCTCACCCCCCTACGAGCAGTACGCCAGGCTGATCCTCAAGGTCAGCCACAACCTGGGCGCCAACCTGGGCATCTGCCTGATGGCCGTCACCGCCGGCAGTGCGCAGTGCGCGGACGGCTTCCCGGTCCTGGCCGCGTTCCTCGGCCGGGCGGGCGTCGACCGCGGACAGGTGGAACTCATGGACGGCCGCGGCGGCAACCCCGCCGACCGGGCCACCCCGCGGGCCCTGGTGCAGATGCTGGCGTACTGGCAGCGCGGCCCGGACGCCCGGCGCTTCCGGGAGGCCCTGCCCATCCTGGGCGTCGACGGCCTGCTGGCCGCGAACTGCCGCAGCTGCCCGGCGCGCGGGAAGGTGTTCGCGAAGACCGGTGCGGCCGTCGGCGGCGACGCGCTGGGCAACGGGCTGGCCGTGGGGGCCATCACGATCGCCGGGTACCTCGACCGGGGCGGCGGCCGCTTCGAGCCGTTCTACGCGGGTGTGAACGGGGCGTCGACGCCGAACACCGACCCCGCGGGCATCCTCTCCATCGGCAACGACGTCGCCCTCGTCGCCGCCGCCCTCCAGGAGACGCCCGAAGGGCCCTGA
- a CDS encoding ABC transporter ATP-binding protein, with the protein MTSKDGNRDGNSDGDGDGDGQERVQEELAFAFERDSRWEATKLITLRHMARRLPHLLTRSLSVAWRVDRRSVVVLMACQAVSGAAAATGLLATTSTITALISSGDITGRLWDAWPSVAVLAAAAGLRAGLYIVVTWLSSRLAPLMQQECELMLLDAATTSELAAYDSPGFKDRWDNAERGAVVAKDIIEEGQELIAALASLLAGAFVLGALHPVLIPFLVLAGIPQGIAQIHSARVTYTAGVRMTGHSRMLGVLRWHLSDSHAADQIRAGTMAPFLLGTYRRITGRVTEVHRQAVTDGARMAFLGALGGGAASALVWGVLVALLATGHLSVAAAGTAVLALRTVTGSVQGVVRMSAVIFRTGMYMDDWSRFLEETGGYRLKAGEVVPGAPGEVRAEKLVYRYEGSERNALDGIDFSVRRGEIVALVGENGSGKTTLSNLLTRLHLPTAGTVTWDGHPTTALDPHAAWKQVAMVPQRYACWPLTARDNITLGQPAGGDGRDGDEAGVWEACRATGADEVVAELRSGLGTLLAREWLGGTDLSGGQWQRIALARAFYRPAGLLVLDEPTSALDPRAEHRIFTHLRRAARDRAVVLVTHRLTNVAVADRIVVLDHGRVVQQGTYGELSTAPGLFRELLALQHDRDGAIPSQRAAAAAPGEP; encoded by the coding sequence GTGACCAGCAAGGACGGCAACCGCGACGGCAACAGCGACGGCGACGGCGACGGCGACGGACAGGAACGGGTCCAGGAAGAACTCGCCTTCGCGTTCGAGCGGGACAGCAGATGGGAGGCGACCAAGCTCATCACACTGCGGCACATGGCCCGGCGGCTCCCGCACCTCCTCACACGCTCCCTGAGCGTCGCCTGGCGCGTCGACCGCCGCTCGGTCGTGGTCCTGATGGCCTGCCAGGCGGTCTCCGGTGCCGCCGCCGCCACCGGCCTGCTCGCCACCACCTCGACCATCACCGCCCTGATCTCCTCCGGGGACATCACCGGCCGGCTGTGGGACGCCTGGCCCTCGGTCGCGGTCCTCGCCGCCGCGGCCGGACTCCGCGCCGGCCTGTACATCGTCGTGACCTGGCTCTCCTCCCGGCTCGCGCCCCTCATGCAGCAGGAGTGCGAGCTGATGCTGCTGGACGCGGCGACCACCTCCGAGCTCGCCGCCTACGACAGCCCCGGCTTCAAGGACCGCTGGGACAACGCCGAACGCGGCGCCGTCGTCGCCAAGGACATCATCGAAGAGGGCCAGGAACTGATCGCCGCCCTCGCCTCCCTCCTCGCCGGCGCCTTCGTCCTCGGCGCCCTCCACCCCGTCCTCATCCCCTTCCTCGTCCTCGCCGGCATCCCGCAGGGCATCGCCCAGATCCACAGCGCCCGCGTCACCTACACCGCCGGCGTGCGGATGACCGGGCACAGCCGCATGCTCGGCGTCCTGCGCTGGCACCTGTCCGACAGCCACGCCGCCGACCAGATCCGTGCCGGGACGATGGCCCCGTTCCTGCTGGGCACCTACCGCCGCATCACCGGGCGCGTCACCGAGGTCCACCGGCAGGCCGTTACCGACGGCGCCCGGATGGCCTTCCTCGGCGCGCTCGGCGGCGGCGCGGCGTCCGCGCTCGTCTGGGGCGTGCTCGTCGCCCTCCTGGCCACCGGCCACCTGTCCGTGGCGGCGGCCGGCACCGCCGTCCTCGCCCTGCGGACGGTCACCGGCTCCGTCCAGGGCGTCGTCCGGATGTCCGCCGTCATCTTCCGCACCGGCATGTACATGGACGACTGGTCACGGTTCCTGGAGGAGACCGGCGGCTACCGGCTGAAGGCGGGCGAGGTCGTCCCCGGCGCCCCCGGCGAGGTCCGCGCCGAGAAGCTCGTCTACCGGTACGAGGGCAGCGAGCGCAACGCCCTCGACGGCATCGACTTCTCCGTCCGCCGCGGCGAGATCGTCGCCCTGGTCGGAGAGAACGGCTCCGGCAAGACCACGCTGTCCAACCTCCTCACCCGGCTGCACCTGCCCACCGCCGGCACGGTCACCTGGGACGGCCACCCCACCACCGCCCTCGACCCCCACGCCGCGTGGAAGCAGGTCGCCATGGTCCCGCAGCGCTACGCCTGCTGGCCCCTGACCGCCCGCGACAACATCACCCTCGGCCAGCCGGCCGGCGGCGACGGCCGCGACGGTGACGAGGCCGGTGTGTGGGAGGCCTGCCGGGCCACCGGCGCCGACGAGGTCGTGGCCGAACTCCGCTCCGGCCTCGGCACCCTCCTGGCCCGCGAGTGGCTGGGCGGCACCGACCTGTCGGGCGGCCAGTGGCAGCGCATCGCCCTCGCCCGCGCCTTCTACCGCCCCGCCGGCCTCCTCGTGCTGGACGAACCCACCTCGGCCCTCGACCCGCGCGCCGAGCACCGCATCTTCACCCATCTGCGCCGGGCCGCCCGGGACCGCGCCGTCGTCCTCGTCACGCACCGCCTCACCAACGTGGCCGTGGCCGACCGCATCGTCGTCCTCGACCACGGCCGGGTCGTCCAGCAGGGCACGTACGGCGAACTGTCCACCGCCCCCGGCCTGTTCCGCGAACTGCTCGCCCTCCAGCACGACCGCGACGGCGCCATCCCCTCCCAGCGGGCCGCAGCGGCCGCCCCCGGGGAGCCGTGA
- a CDS encoding type VII secretion target, whose protein sequence is MDTDIKTYYVRQSAGGARSAAEEALDNLRRSLDSSDTAADGHHGWASAAALKRCASAWEDHMVDLGRQMNTMADHLHTTARSYDTTDAQARDAFIRLQHGLADFGGN, encoded by the coding sequence GTGGACACAGACATCAAGACGTACTACGTGCGACAGAGCGCGGGCGGCGCCCGCTCGGCGGCGGAAGAGGCGCTGGACAACCTCCGGCGGTCGCTGGACTCGAGCGACACGGCAGCCGACGGCCACCACGGCTGGGCCTCCGCCGCGGCCCTGAAGCGGTGCGCGTCCGCCTGGGAGGACCACATGGTCGACCTGGGCAGGCAGATGAACACGATGGCCGACCACCTTCACACTACGGCTCGTTCCTACGACACCACGGACGCACAGGCGAGGGACGCCTTCATCCGACTCCAGCACGGCCTCGCCGACTTCGGGGGCAACTGA